The genome window CCAGGCAAACGATTTTGGCTTCGGGCAGCGTTTTTCCGACAATTTCCAGCGCGTTGAGCATGCCGGCAGCCGTGACAATGGCCGTTCCGTGCTGATCATCATGGAAAACCGGAATATCGCACTGTTCAATCAGCGCGCGCTCGATCTCGAAACACTCCGGAGCCTTGATGTCCTCAAGGTTGATACCGCCGAAAGTGATGGAAATGCGCTTGACGGTGTCGATGAAGGCTTGCGGGCTTTCCGAGTCGACTTCGATGTCAAAAACATCAATACCGGCAAAACGCTTGAACAACACGCCTTTACCTTCCATGACCGGCTTGGATGCCAGCGGGCCAAGATCACCCAGACCAAGAATGGCTGTGCCGTCGGAAATCACTGCTACCAGATTACCTTTGCCGGTGTAGGTGTAAGCCAGCTCGGGATCACGTGCGATCTCGCGCACCGGCTCGGCAACACCCGGACTATAGGCCAGCGAAAGATCACGTGCGCTGGCTGTTGGCTTGGTTATCTCGACGCTCAATTTCCCCGGACGAGGCTTGGCGTGATATTCGAGAGCAGCAGTTTTCAGGTCAGTCATTTTGGCGACACCACTTCTGGGTTGATTTTGGCAGGTGGGCGAGAATAACCAATACACCCGGTCCGGACAAGCAAACCCTGCATCAACGGACCAGCTTCAGCATGTCTCCCGGCTTGACTTCGCCGGCCGGATAAAGCCCGTTGAGCAAGCGAATCCGCGCAGTCTTGTCCTCCGGAAGATCCGCCGTTCTGGCCAGACTTTCCAGGGTTTCACCGGGTTTAACTGTAACCACATGAATAACCGCTGGCTGGGCCAGCTTCAGCTCTGCCTTGGTCAGCGCTCTGAAACTGTGAATAACTGAGAGAAACTGGTTGTCCTCACTTTCCAGAGAGCCACGGCTCTTGACCGCTGCGACAAACATGAACACCTGCTTGTCTTTCACGATCAGCGCCACGCGTTTGGCCGGCTGCCCCGGAATAACCGCCGTCACGGCTGGATAGCCCGCCTGTTTGAAGCTCTCCTCCATGGCCAGACGCTGGTCACCAACCTGCTTGCGCAGCATTTCTTCAGGTGTCAGGCGCTCATCAAATTCGCCCATGGTCATGGCGATGAATGCCTGCTTGTCCGCAGTATGCATAACCAGCGCATCCGGCCGATTCAGCAACTCCCAACCCTGCGGAATAGTAACGGTGAAGTCGAGGTCGGCATGATAGAACTGCTGGTCGCGACGCACGCCCTGATCAGCCGAATCGCCTATCGGCAAGCCCTCCAGGTGCTCCAGGAAAACCTGCTTGTTGACTACCTGTTGCGCGCCCTGCAAAGCATGCGCCGGACCGACTACCTGCTGCAGGCGGGTGTCGTTGTCCGGGTGCGTGTCGAACAGCCCGTGATAGCCCGAATCCTTGACCGGTTGCCCCTTCTTGGCCGCCTGATCGCGGGCAAAATCATCCTGCGCCTTGAGCACTTCGACTACCTGGATCATTGCCTGCGGATCATAGCCACTGCGCGCCAGATACTGCGCACCGAGCCCGTCAGCTTCCAGCTCCATGTCCCGGCCATAGCCTCTAACTACAGCACCACCAACCACATTGGTCAGGTCGCCTGCCGCACCAACTCCGGTACCTATGGCAACCATCTGCCCGAGAATATTCCAGGCCTGCGCCTGGCTTTGCTGGCGCACGCTGTGGCGGGCCGTTACATGGCCGACCTCGTGACCGAGCACTGCGGCCAACTCGGCTTCAGAGTTGAGGTAAGCCAGCAGGCCACGGTTGATGAAGATGTAGCCACCGGGCAGGGCAAAGGCGTTGATATCGGCACTGTCAACCACGGTGAACTGGTACTGCAGATTGCTGCGGTGGCTGTTGCTGGCAACTTTCTCGCCCACCTGCTGCACGTAGGCCCGCAGTTTTTCATCCTTGTAGATCGGGTACTGCTTGAGCACCTGCTGGTAAGCCTGACTGCCCATGCTCAGCTCATCCTGCTCACTCATCATGACGAAATCGTTGCTGCCGGTAACCGGATTGACCGCGCAACCGGCCAGACAGGTCAACACCAGCGCCGCCGCGACATCACTACGAAACCTCATTGCACTACCTCCAGCATGATTTCAGCCGTAATCGGCAATAACCAGCGAGCCTGGCCGGGCTTGAGCAGTCCGCGTCGCGAGCGATCGATCACCCAGCCACGGGCCTCAACTTCACTGCCTGCAAGCTTCTGCAGGTTTTCGATATCAAACTGCGGAAAGAGTTTCTGCTTGACCTGCAAAACCAGTGAGCCACCCATTTCCAGCCAAATACCACCACGATTTCGTTCAACCCGCAGCACCTTGCCACGAATCAGGGCAAAACCTCCTGATGCAACCTGCCCGGGCTCAAGCCATTCAGGCTTGCGCCAAAGCCCAACAGCGGAGTTGCGGGCACTGCGCTCCGCTGCCTGCTGACAGCCCAGCAACCGGGTTTCCGGCGCAAAAGCCACCTGATAACCCAGGCCTTCGGCCAGTAACTGTGCTTCAAGGTTGCGCCCCCGGTTATCGTAGGCATGTGCCAGCATGCGCCCGTAATGATCTTTTGCCGGCACGCCGACCTGCAGGGCAACCTGATCATCATTGGCGCGAACCAGTCGCTCAAGGCGCTTTCTGGCCTTTACCGCAAAGGGCTGTTCCGGGCGACCCTGGTGAGCCAGCTCCGGCGTGTTCAAACCGATCAGACGCACACTACGGCCATTCGTCAGCCGCAGGGTATCCCCATCAACCACTTTCTCGACGCTATAAACCGGCAATTGTCCGGGCAGCGGGCAGGCAGCATGGCCCGGAAAAGACGCCATCAGGCCAATAAAAAAGGCGCCCATCAAGGACGCCTTTTTTATCGACTGCGAAGGAACACGCAAGTCTGCTTTGCTCATTCAGCCAATTACTTGGTGCCGAAAACGCCAAAACGCTGTTTGAAGCGATCAATACGGCCGCCAGTGTCGAGCACTTTCTGCTTACCGGTGTAGAAAGGGTGGCACTCGTTGCACACATCGATGCTGAGGCTCTTGCCCAGAGTGGAGCGAGTCTTGATCACGTTACCGCAGCTACAGGTAGCATCGATTTCGACGTAATTAGGATGGATATCAGCTTTCATGAGAATTTCCTTGTATCTGGCGTGCCGCCACCCGACCCTATGTCGAATACCGCACGTAAACAGGCGGCGGATCATACCAGAGCCCACAGGCGATGCAAGCCACCCGTAGCGCCCATCGATAGCCGGCAATAAACTGCGGCCAGACCGGCGCTGTGCCCGGCACAGCTAACCGGCCAATACGCCAGAATATAGTCACACCATGTGCACGGCATGCAATGCTGTACCCGCCACAGGCCAGAAATTCACATCCGACCGGAGTCCGTGTTGCCCGAGCTCATTTTGCGCCTTGCCCTGCCGTCGCCGCTGCGCCGCCTGTTCGACTATCGCGCCCCGCCCGGCCTGACACGTCAGGACCTGCAACCGGGCATGCGCCTGAAAGTTCCATTCGGGCGGCGCGAGATCGTTGGCGTACTGATCGAACTGCGCAACCACAGCGAAGTTCCGCCAGAAAAACTGAAAGCCGCCCTGCAGCTGCTGGATCCGCACACCCCCCTGCCTGCGGCCCTGCTCAAGCTTTGTCTGTGGGCTGCCCAGTACTATCAGCACAGCCTCGGCGATACCTTCAGCTGGGCACTACCGGCGCTGCTGCGCCAGGGCGAACCTGCGCAGTTGCGGCAGGAGCGTTACTGGAAAGCGGTCACCGGCGCCAATCCGGACGATCCACGTCTGCAACGTGCACCGCGCCAGCGCGAGGCACTGGCGACGCTTGCGCAACATCCCCACGGCGTCGCCCAGCAACTGCTAAGCCAGCTGCAACTCAGCCGCGACAGCCTTGAGTTACTGCAAGCCAAGGGGCTGGTAGAGCTTGAGGTTCGCAGCAGCACACCACAACGCCATCACGGTGGCTGGCTGGCGCAAGCGGAGCTGCCACTGAATGCCGAACAGTCCAGCGCCTGCAACGCCATTCACTCCGGACTGGACAGCTTCAACGCCTACCTGCTCGCCGGTATCACCGGCAGCGGCAAGACCGAGGTCTATCTGCAACTGATTCGCCAGACTTTGGAGGCCGGCAAGCAGGCTTTAGTACTGATTCCGGAGATCAACCTGGGCCCGCAGACCCTGCAGCGCTTTACCCGGCGCTTCAATGCGCGCATCGTTCTGCTGCATTCGGCAATCAGTGACCGTGAACGACTGGACGCCTGGCTGGCAGCGCGTGACGGTGAGGCCGATATCATCATCGGCACCCGCTCGGCGCTGTTCACGCCGATGAAAAACCCCGGCCTGATCATCATCGACGAAGAACACGATGCCTCCTACAAGCAGCAGGAAGGCCTGCGCTACCACGCCCGCGACCTGGCACTGGTGCGAGCACAGCAGGAAGACATCCCGATAATCCTTGGTTCGGCCACACCCTCCCTGGAAAGCCTGCAGAATGCCTACAACGGCCGTTACGCCCTGTTGCGCCTGACCCGGCGCGCCGGCGGCGCACAACCACCACGGCTGTTGCGGCTGGACATCAAGAGCCGGCCACTGGATGCAGGAATTTCCGGGCCCATGCAACAAGCCATCGAACAAACCCTGCAAGCCGGACAGCAGGTGCTGGTATTTCTCAACCGCCGCGGCTTTGCGCCCACCCTGCTGTGCCACGACTGCGGCTGGATCAGCCAGTGCCCGCACTGCGATGCGCGCATGACCCTGCACCAGCGTTCGGCCGAGTTGCGTTGCCACCATTGCGGTCATAGCCAGAAACAGCCAAAGGCCTGCCCGGACTGCTCCAGAGTGGACCTGCGGCCGGTCGGCGCGGGGACCGAACGTGCCGAAGAGCGCCTGAACACGCTGTTCCCGCAGTTTCCCGTACTGCGCGTTGATCGCGACAGCACCTCGCGCAAAGGCGCCATGGACAAACTGTTTCAGAGCATCCAGCGGGGCAAGCCGTGCATCCTTGTCGGCACACAGATGCTGGCCAAAGGTCATCATTTTCCACGGGTAACTCTGGTGGCGATTCTGGATGCCGACGGTGGTCTGTTTTCCGCGGACTTCCGCGGCAGCGAACACACAGCGCAACTTATCCTGCAAGTCGCCGGACGCGCCGGACGCGCCGACGAGCCCGGACGGGTGATCATCCAGAGCCATCTGGCGGATCATCCGCTGCTGGTGCAATTGACCGAACAGGGTTACTTCGCCTTTGCCGAACAGGCATTGAGCGAGCGGCGCAGCGCAGGACTTCCGCCGTTCAGTCACCTGGCATTGCTGCGCGCCGACTCTCTCAAGCCGGCGCAGGCCGAAGAGTTCCTCGATGCGGCCTGCGCCCTGGCCGAACAGTTGCTCGGTACACTGAACTGCAGCGGCGTTGAGCTGCTCGGCCCGGTGCCGGCACCGATGGAGCGGCGTGCCGGCCGTTATCGCGCGCAACTGCTGCTGCAAGCCAGCAATCGGGCCAGTCTGCACCGGTTGCTGACCCCCTGGATTCAGCAGCTCGAGCAGTTGCCAGGCAGCCGCAGCGTGCGCTGGACGCTGGACATCGACCCTACCGACTTGTTCTGAAGGCCGACGCAACGGTTGGCAAGCCTGGAGCTGCCACGGATAATGCGGGTCTTTTCCTCGCACCACGCCGCCAACTGACGGCCCCAAGAGCACAGCATGAAAGACACTATTCGCCACCTGATCCAGCAAGCCCTGTGCCGCCTGACTGCCGACGGCATTCTGCCTGAAGGCCTGAGCCCGGCCATTCAGGTGGAGAACAGCCGCGACAAGAGCAACGGCGACTTCGCCAGCAACATTGCCCTGATGCTGGCCAAACCCGCCGGCATGAAACCCCGCGATCTCGCCGAAAAACTGGTCGCCGTGCTGCCGGCTGAGCATCAGATCAGCAAGGTGGAAATCGCCGGCCCGGGATTCCTCAATTTTTTCCAGAACAGCGCTGCGCTGGCGCAGCGTCTGGAAGCCGCGCTGACGGATGAGCACCTTGGCGTCCGCAAGAACGCTCCGCCGCAACGGGTAGTAATTGATCTTTCCTCGCCGAACCTGGCCAAGGAAATGCACGTTGGGCATCTGCGCTCGACAATCATTGGCGACGGTGTGGCACGGGTGCTGGAGTTTCTCGGCGATACGGTAATCCGGCAGAACCATGTCGGCGACTGGGGCACCCAGTTCGGCATGTTGCTGGCGTATATGGAAGAAAACCCGGCCGCCGTGGAAGGCGAGCTGGCGGACCTCGAACAGTTTTACCGCGCCGCCAAAATGCGCTTCGACGAATCCGCCGATTTTGCCGATCGCGCCCGCGAACTGGTCGTACAGTTACAGGCCGGCGATGCCGGTTGCCTGCGTCTCTGGCACCGCTTCAACGATATTTCCCTGAGCCACTGCCAGAAGGTCTACGACCGTCTGGGCGTGAAGCTGTCGATGACTGATGTCCGCGGCGAGAGCGCCTACAACAGCGATCTGCCGGGGATCGTCGAGGCCCTGCGCGATAAAGGCCTGCTTAGCGAGAGTGACGGCGCCCAGTGCGTGTTCATGGACGAATTCCGGAATGCCGAAGGCAACCCTCTGCCAGTGATCGTGCAAAAAGCCGGCGGTGGCTACCTGTATGCCACCACCGACCTGGCCGCCATGCGCTACCGCAGCCAGACCCTGCACGCGGACCGCGCCCTGTACTTCGTCGACCAGCGTCAGGCCCTGCACTTCCAGATGGTATTTGAAGTGGCCCGGCGCGCCGGCTTCGTAGCACCAGAGATGGAGCTGGAGCACATGGGTTTTGGCACCATGAACGGCGCCGATGGGCGGCCATTCAAAACCCGTGACGGTGGCACGGTAAAGCTGATTGACCTGCTCGATGAAGCCGAAGAGCGCGCCTATGCCCTGGTCAGGGACAAAAATCCCGAACTGAACGAAGAAGAACTACGCGTGATCGGCCGCGCAGTGGGTATCGCTGCGGTGAAATATGCCGACCTGTCAAAGCACCGCACCAGCGACTACAGCTTCAACTTCGAGCAGATGCTCAGCTTTGAAGGCAACACCGCGCCCTACCTGCTCTACGCCTATACCCGTGTCGCCAGTATCTTCCGCAAACTGGGCAAGGGCGTGGACGAAATCGACGGGCAGATTCAGCTCGACGCCGTGCAGGAGAAAGAGCTGGCCGCCAGGCTCGCGCAATTTACCGAAATCCTCAACAACGTCGCTGAAAAGGGTACCCCTCACACCCTGTGCAGCTATCTGTACGATGTTGCCGGACTGTTCTCCAGTTTCTACGAGCATTGCCCGATTCTGTCGACGGATGATCTGGCCGTACGCAACAGCCGCCTGCACCTGGCCGCCCTGACCGGCCGCACCCTCAAGCAAGGGCTTGAATTGCTGGGCCTGCAGCCCCTGGAGCGCATGTAAGTGGCCGCCCGCAAGAAAGCGCCACCACCCAAGCGCGGTGCCAGCCGCTACAAGGCTCCGCCAAAGAAACCGGTACCCGGCTGGATCTGGCTGGCCTGCGGCTTGCTGGCCGGTGGCTTCATCGTCTTCCTCATGCAACTGCAGCCCGGCCGCGACAACATCAAGCGCGACAAGCCGGAGCAGGCCAGCACTGCCGTCAAGGCCAAGCCTGAGGTGAAAAAAGAACAACCGCAAAAACCCAAGTACGACTTCTACACCCTGCTGCCCGAGTCGGAAGTGATTGTCCCGCCCGATGCGATGACGTCACCCGCAACCAGCGAAAAACCGGTCAGCGCGGCAGAAGCGGCAAAAATCGATGCTGCACGCGCCGAGGCACTGCTTAACGGCCAGACACCGCCACCGATGCCACCGGTAGCCAAGGCATCCGCAACCACCGAGGTCTTCCTGCAGGCCGGCTCGTTCCGCAAACGCGAGGATGCTGACAAGGTCCGCGCGCAGATCATCCTGCTCGGGCAGAACGTTCAGGTGGAGTCCGGCACTGTGCGCGAGGAAACCTGGTATCGCGTACTGGTCGGCCCGTTTGCCAATCGCGAGCAACTTGCGCAGGCACAGAAATCCCTGGCTGGCAGCGGCTTTAGCAACCTGCTGTTACAGCAACGCCAATCCAACTGATCGGCTTTTTCGCTGCTGACGGTTGAAAAGCCCGCAGCAGCGCCCCATCTCTTCCTGCACAAGGGCCGTCGGCCCAGCAGCGGGAGCAGCTTCTCTTGACCACTATTGTTTCAGTGCGCCGTAACGGCAAAGTCGTCATGGGCGGTGACGGCCAGGTTTCGCTTGGCAACACCGTGATGAAAGGTAATGCGAAAAAGGTCCGGCGCCTCTACCACGGTCAGGTGCTGGCAGGCTTTGCCGGTGCCACCGCGGATGCCTTCACCCTGTTCGAGCGTTTTGAAGGGCAG of Pseudomonas pohangensis contains these proteins:
- a CDS encoding M48 family metalloprotease translates to MRFRSDVAAALVLTCLAGCAVNPVTGSNDFVMMSEQDELSMGSQAYQQVLKQYPIYKDEKLRAYVQQVGEKVASNSHRSNLQYQFTVVDSADINAFALPGGYIFINRGLLAYLNSEAELAAVLGHEVGHVTARHSVRQQSQAQAWNILGQMVAIGTGVGAAGDLTNVVGGAVVRGYGRDMELEADGLGAQYLARSGYDPQAMIQVVEVLKAQDDFARDQAAKKGQPVKDSGYHGLFDTHPDNDTRLQQVVGPAHALQGAQQVVNKQVFLEHLEGLPIGDSADQGVRRDQQFYHADLDFTVTIPQGWELLNRPDALVMHTADKQAFIAMTMGEFDERLTPEEMLRKQVGDQRLAMEESFKQAGYPAVTAVIPGQPAKRVALIVKDKQVFMFVAAVKSRGSLESEDNQFLSVIHSFRALTKAELKLAQPAVIHVVTVKPGETLESLARTADLPEDKTARIRLLNGLYPAGEVKPGDMLKLVR
- a CDS encoding thermonuclease family protein, whose translation is MGAFFIGLMASFPGHAACPLPGQLPVYSVEKVVDGDTLRLTNGRSVRLIGLNTPELAHQGRPEQPFAVKARKRLERLVRANDDQVALQVGVPAKDHYGRMLAHAYDNRGRNLEAQLLAEGLGYQVAFAPETRLLGCQQAAERSARNSAVGLWRKPEWLEPGQVASGGFALIRGKVLRVERNRGGIWLEMGGSLVLQVKQKLFPQFDIENLQKLAGSEVEARGWVIDRSRRGLLKPGQARWLLPITAEIMLEVVQ
- the rpmE gene encoding 50S ribosomal protein L31, translated to MKADIHPNYVEIDATCSCGNVIKTRSTLGKSLSIDVCNECHPFYTGKQKVLDTGGRIDRFKQRFGVFGTK
- a CDS encoding primosomal protein N' codes for the protein MPELILRLALPSPLRRLFDYRAPPGLTRQDLQPGMRLKVPFGRREIVGVLIELRNHSEVPPEKLKAALQLLDPHTPLPAALLKLCLWAAQYYQHSLGDTFSWALPALLRQGEPAQLRQERYWKAVTGANPDDPRLQRAPRQREALATLAQHPHGVAQQLLSQLQLSRDSLELLQAKGLVELEVRSSTPQRHHGGWLAQAELPLNAEQSSACNAIHSGLDSFNAYLLAGITGSGKTEVYLQLIRQTLEAGKQALVLIPEINLGPQTLQRFTRRFNARIVLLHSAISDRERLDAWLAARDGEADIIIGTRSALFTPMKNPGLIIIDEEHDASYKQQEGLRYHARDLALVRAQQEDIPIILGSATPSLESLQNAYNGRYALLRLTRRAGGAQPPRLLRLDIKSRPLDAGISGPMQQAIEQTLQAGQQVLVFLNRRGFAPTLLCHDCGWISQCPHCDARMTLHQRSAELRCHHCGHSQKQPKACPDCSRVDLRPVGAGTERAEERLNTLFPQFPVLRVDRDSTSRKGAMDKLFQSIQRGKPCILVGTQMLAKGHHFPRVTLVAILDADGGLFSADFRGSEHTAQLILQVAGRAGRADEPGRVIIQSHLADHPLLVQLTEQGYFAFAEQALSERRSAGLPPFSHLALLRADSLKPAQAEEFLDAACALAEQLLGTLNCSGVELLGPVPAPMERRAGRYRAQLLLQASNRASLHRLLTPWIQQLEQLPGSRSVRWTLDIDPTDLF
- the argS gene encoding arginine--tRNA ligase produces the protein MKDTIRHLIQQALCRLTADGILPEGLSPAIQVENSRDKSNGDFASNIALMLAKPAGMKPRDLAEKLVAVLPAEHQISKVEIAGPGFLNFFQNSAALAQRLEAALTDEHLGVRKNAPPQRVVIDLSSPNLAKEMHVGHLRSTIIGDGVARVLEFLGDTVIRQNHVGDWGTQFGMLLAYMEENPAAVEGELADLEQFYRAAKMRFDESADFADRARELVVQLQAGDAGCLRLWHRFNDISLSHCQKVYDRLGVKLSMTDVRGESAYNSDLPGIVEALRDKGLLSESDGAQCVFMDEFRNAEGNPLPVIVQKAGGGYLYATTDLAAMRYRSQTLHADRALYFVDQRQALHFQMVFEVARRAGFVAPEMELEHMGFGTMNGADGRPFKTRDGGTVKLIDLLDEAEERAYALVRDKNPELNEEELRVIGRAVGIAAVKYADLSKHRTSDYSFNFEQMLSFEGNTAPYLLYAYTRVASIFRKLGKGVDEIDGQIQLDAVQEKELAARLAQFTEILNNVAEKGTPHTLCSYLYDVAGLFSSFYEHCPILSTDDLAVRNSRLHLAALTGRTLKQGLELLGLQPLERM
- a CDS encoding SPOR domain-containing protein → MAARKKAPPPKRGASRYKAPPKKPVPGWIWLACGLLAGGFIVFLMQLQPGRDNIKRDKPEQASTAVKAKPEVKKEQPQKPKYDFYTLLPESEVIVPPDAMTSPATSEKPVSAAEAAKIDAARAEALLNGQTPPPMPPVAKASATTEVFLQAGSFRKREDADKVRAQIILLGQNVQVESGTVREETWYRVLVGPFANREQLAQAQKSLAGSGFSNLLLQQRQSN